The sequence GAGAGTACCCTCCCAGACTGTCTCCCTCCTCCACAACAGGCTGGATCTCACCAGACTCTCTGTCAGAGTGGGAGGGGGGTTACTATGGGCACACACGGCATACTCATACACATTGCCTAAGGCCACCAATGGGTAATGGTGCGTGTACGTCGCTCATTGAAGCTACAgtatgtatgattgtgtaTTAGCCAGTGCTCCAGGAGCAGCAACTTGTAGAGACTATTAAtgttattacataattatagtataccttGACTGGGCGACACTGTGACTGTGCATATtgaagaggaagggcggcactATCTTGTTCATGTGATCTAGGTCCCAAATGTTCATCTGGAGGTTGTCTTGCCTACCAATCTTCTTTATCACTCCCCTCAGCCCTTGCAACCCAGCCATCCGCGTCCTGTGTGAGGTGTAGTGGGGAGGGGTGGAGTTGGTGATGAAAGCAATGTGATCACAAGTTATGCATGTGGCAGAGCACCCTAAGGGCGGTACAGTTAAAATATGACACCTAACACTTCGACCTGTGGCCACCCAAACTAATTTCAAAACAGTAAATGGGCACATACTCGTGATATTTGTCGGCGTCGTCAACATTCTTGGTGAGGCTAAGAGAGGCAAAGCAGTGGATGAGGAAGTCGTACTGTCTGTGGTAGGGGGTGTTCCCTTCCTCTCGCTCGGCAAACTtcacaaactgtgtgtgtgtggaggaaggGTCGTCAATGTGTTGTATACACAATACACTATTAACAAAATGAAAAGCTCATTATGCTGTACATGCAATCTAATCAGTCCACCCTCCGCAatctcacacatacacactctactcacacccacaccacacacaaacttTCTACTAACCAAATTTGTGGCCATGATATGCAGTTCTGTGTTGCTCGTttccagcataattattatgcagtatATCCAGGTAGCTATCCACAATCAACTGGAGCTTTCGTGAGTCACAGGCTGACAGCAGCTTCTCCGTCACTTGCAGAGCCACTCACATGcctggggggagggagaggcatgaaaatggtattttgtaccacGTTTGTGAGAAAGCCATTTGATACTatagttgtatcatagatataACATTTAAAGTTCCCAGCCAAATAAGATACATCATTTTCTGTTCCGGAGGTACGGGGAAGGTCGATAAATTTCCCTAGCTATACATGACATGTCGacattgtatactgtacaggtaCGTCTCTGAAATAGTCGTCTAACCCGTTTCTCTCTCTTTGCAGGCTCCGACGCAGTCTCAGAGCGAGGTACTCTCCAATATTGTCCAGATGGTCAGGGGAGGTTTGAGCAAAGAAGAGCAGCTTGTCTATATTAGCAGACACAGGTGTGGGTGTTTGAGGGTCCTCTGGGAAGAGCCCATCAACCAGCCGTTTGTAGCGAGGTTTGGGGCAGCAGAAGCACGTCGCCATAGTTAGATCTAGTTCTGTGTCTTGATTGATTGCAGacctagcatttatttgtaaaaCATACAGCAGAGATTTTTATGTAATATGTTGGCAACCCTGCGCTTTCTTCTGGGTTTCTCACCCGTATCGTTTGAGGTACCCCCGAACGAGTCGGGTAAGAACTCAGCTAGTTCGATAAATTCCCCTTTTTCCGATTTTTTAGATAGTTTGTCGGGAATGGGGATGGCATTCTGGCCTACATTGACCGTATATGGGACTTCTGGTCAAAGTAACGGCTTGGTATCGTCGGTAATGTGGGGAGGCTCATGCTGGTTTGAGTACGGGGGGCACTAGTGGATACGAGGGGAACATGTGCTAGTGAGGTACTTGACATACCTGCCGTTCCGGTGCTGACAACAGGGCCTGAGGTGGGACTCCGTGGGGTACCCGAGCCGGAAGCAGAGATGGTTGGGATCGATGAGGAGACTGATGGTGGGACTGATGGTGAGACTGATGAGGGGACGGCTGTGGGGCTGTGTTGTTGGACTGCTGCCTGAATCCGCTGGTCCATTGCGGTGATGATCGTTGGTAACACCGCGCCGAGGGCTGCCTGGACAGAATTGGCAATCatggtgttgagagttgtcggAGTTGTCGTCGGGTTCGTGGAACTGATCGGCGGTGTTCCAGTTGAGGATGTGCTCGAGGAGGTAGTGGTCATCTTCATATAGAGAATTACAGGATAGATCAGCAAGGGAAATCTTGAGAATTATAGGATAGACCCAGAAGAGAAGTTTTCTAATTCCTTTGTTCTTTCACTGACTGCCTGACCACGTGTTCCTTGCGCATGCCAGtacctagtctcatgaatcatccgccgttcttttggaggttTTGTCTCAAATgtctttggtgggtgtggtattaAATgcaaaagtgggtgtatctcagtcttagatatctgagatacacccactttttttgcaagtcatgcaaaaacaacaacacacccAATATATTTCAgagagagctagctgcaaggcacagatttatttgctggaatggccactaaagagcagaaccaaggtataaagactgtcatgtttcctataaaggataaacccaatgattgctaaagcataaaaccctcattggtgattgctaaccttgtgtgcttgctatctatttcagagctcacaattgacgatctgaagacagaaatgaaactgactgatgagcagctcaatacagcaataaaggaaccagatctacccgagttagcagcatgtttcgacaaTGTTCACAAAGGCTATCTTGAAAAATTGGAGCTCTCACCTGGAGAGCAAACTGACGTGAGGACTAGAGCATATGTAGATGGCACTCTGGCAGGAATGTTGCTGGCTTTGAAATTCTGGATTCTGACCAACGGACAAGACGCCACTTtccaagctctgctactcatcatactctccctgctcaaagaagacgttgctgttcgagtgtgcaagtacttgtctgacaaatgtgagtctgtcatgtgagagtgcatgtggtcattgtggtaccatacgttgtgggagtgattgcaaccaaataagggactttcaacttaattgctattgttacacatacaattctctattaactatcaccaggaatggtactcacctattgttttgtttccccagactccaccacctcgtgtcccccctcccgagagagggtcctgctgaaccacaagctgtcctcgtacagggactacctacaaagtcgctacagagcacgagtatccacatcagccaTACAATGGCCTCCTGTTCCAACAAACAAAGTCTTCAAACTGGCaatgattcagaaggagaaaatacagagaggaagaatcgacgatgaatttgttaggctatcaatcacaggaaaaatcgacgatattttacttcaaaaaactccGGTTAACTTGACTAACATTTTCTCTGAGATTGGAAATAGacgaaactttgtgttgattgaaggagctcccggctctggcaagagcacccttgctctacacatctgtcaggagtgggcagagggaaaactgttccaagagttcgatattgcaatcctcgtgagactgagagatccaCTTGTTAGAGAAGCCAAGAAAATAGAAGACCTTCTCCCTTGTAGGAAATCAACACACGCAAGCCAGATTGGAGATGAAATTTTAGAAACTGATggcaaaggtgtactgtgggtgctggACGGGTGGGACGAGCTTCCTTCTGACCTCCATGGAGACTCGATCATCACCAAACTAGTTGAACCAGGCTTTGCACAAGAAAGTCCGCTACATAAATCCGCCGTCATTGTAACATCTCGCCCGTCGTCTTCAGCTAAGCTCCACCCACGTGTATCGTCCAGGGTGGAAGTGttggggttcactccacatcaactagaacagtattttACCGAGTGTCTGAATggtgactcacaagctgtgcagactctactggagagaattcgagagaaccctgtggtagaaggtagctgctacctccccctcaatgcttccattgtCGTTAATTGCTTTCTTTCTGATAACCACTCACTCCCCACATCCAACCACGGGATATTCATATCAGTTGTCCAAAGCTctctcaagagatacctcCAGGATAGGTTGGGGAAGACCACTCCAGTGGGAGACATCACATCCCCAGACTCACTGCCCTCGGAAATCAGAACAGAGACCGtacaaatgtgtcaacttgcatatcaTGGGATCGAAAAAAACAAAGCAACATTTACTGACAATGATTTGGCCGCTCTTCGCATTACGAAGGAAATTTCATACGTTGGACtattacaaactgttcccagtatcattagcgatggtcatctggtttactactgttttctccacctgtctattcaagagctactagcagcaatccacatctctctcatgtctcccaagcaacaaatttctgtattccagaagctgtttggtagtcctcgattcagtgcagtcttccagttttatgctggtatcaccaaactgaGTACTAGTAGACCAATCCTCAGTTTGCTACCTCGATTCTTGTGTCCAGTTCCAGCCACTGTTTTTGATCTGGTCAGAAAGGTTGTCAAAAAGGAGAAAGAGAAAGAGTATGGTGAGCCGAAGCCCCTTTTGTTGTCcctcatcaattgtttgtacgaagctgaagactcgtcactgtgtgtgtttgtggctaatcTTCTTAATCACAATCTAAATCTTAATCacactacaatgaatcctATTGACTGCCTTTCTGTTGGATATTTCGCATCAGTTTGCTCCAAACCCAGTAATGGAGGATTCACACTTAGCCTCAAAATGTGCTCTATTGGTGAccaaggctgcaaatttctggcccgaggactctccaagtgtcccaactctaataatgatattcctaCAGGAGGGATACACATCGCTGAGATTATCGAGAACACTAGTTCAATATCTGGATTGAATTTACCTTTTAATGCCATTGGCAACAGTGGACTTAGCACACTCTGTGAGGCCTTGTCAACGAACACATCATTAAAGACACTGAACCTGCGCAATTGCTCACTAACAATATCAGACGACAATGGAGCTGACCTCTATCAACTTCTaaatacaaacaattccctcgAACATCTTGATTTGTCATTtaacacagtgactagctgtcgtcacattgctgctggacttgcagtcaataagactctgagaaGATTGCACTTGGATGACTGTgaactgactgatcagagtatcgaggagctatcaactggactgatcaacaAGATTGAAACACTGGAGATATGGGATAATTActcaataacagaagatggaatgaagacgcttgccagacatctaaccacccactgctctgaactgacacAATTGTACATACCCTTCCACCTAAGATCCTGATTCGAGACAGTATTCAGGGACGTTAAcgaagagaggaagagaaatggactacccgagattgttgtgtataataagtataattatgattattaatttataattaattgattgattattattaatataattaatgtttataattaatgatgtttagtaaattataattatgtttagtaaattataattatgattattgttgttattaattaattaataaatgttaattaatttgttgtgttATGCATCTAATCTCTATCattggtcaatataattatagcacatgtacagatggTGACGAGTGAATTCAATGCTTCCTACTGACACGGAGAGCAtgtcatgcactagctgtatgtatgtaactgaatacactattgtaataatgctataatctccacctagctagcctccttcacaggctttCAAGAGAAGTGCGGCATGGgccgggatcgaggctaatctcgACATGATCTACTTTTGACAACAATTATATTACTAGGACAATTTACAAAACAGTTAGTGCACAGAAGACTAGAAATATGTCGGCacattacataacaattacctaaaaacaaatcagttggaattggtcaatatagcacagtaataatgatggtttaaattcaatgctccctacagtgtcacagagagcacatgcactgtacgtatAAAACTGTCAATGAATGTAGTggaaatccaatttaacgctctgtcgatttttgttcatgaggaagatgagcagattaacgttcactttggccctttcaaacatcttcatgattgccaggccctcgtattgcagctgaaggaggtcctgtgtggggagaagagagggcagtgaaacacttcaactggtgtataagacaaagaatgcttgtatttgtaagacaaatgaatacatgtacttacatacaccgtacaagcgtaccaacactatacctgacacaaggcagtaaacttcttgaacactttacgtacctaccaaattaattctacctgcacacacacctcacctggaggaccttctctatctgcctgatgtgatctcaaacacaatatttccgaacctgaacctggacgagtaagaaataatgttcacataattatagcataacgttGCACATAAGATCAAAGCCGTAGCAAGCagtcaggctggtcaggttttggcctaaccactttttgcagctgggtaggtaatggtcgtaaatattgtaagtgataatgcgcatgctattttggtgaggaaaaggGATGACCTTTTTcttaggtaaaaaattcatCACTGTATAAAAGTTCCAATAGTAGAAAAGCAGCTGACCTTTAATtgtaagttggcctgaccactttaaagttgcttgctacgctcctgcatgaagattggggcataaaaataagtcaatagcctcacactggaggaattgCTAAAGTCTAGTAtagtctgagcttcagtcaaacagtggacaaagtacgtaccagagcaattaatggcacatgtgatgatgatcatgttgtttaatagaagtatgctagtataacggctactcaagtatacgaagactcacagagtgggtggagcatatctccatgaacgccgatgtatggatgattggcttggtcacgtcagagtacttgTCGATACCCAGCCTTCTGTCCGGGGGGTCCAATGTTGATACTCGCAAGaactctctgtggggggtacaatgagtgtatgtatattcataccctcTGCATGGCAACGAAAATAGCTAATGTGCAATTTAGATCATACGATACTTTAGTAGAAGGTAGAAACACACAtggcatcatcacatgaccatcattcgtacatacacactttcCACTAGTTGACTACAAATTCAGTTTTGGTTATCACATTTCTTATACCTAAATCTTGAAGGCGTCCGAGTGtacgggttcattactgacagggcagcactctcagcctcaaactgtgcaaaggaacaggaaaAACACGATAAACTCTTAAACCAACACATAACCATCATGGAAAgttaataattttctgctgatttggtgTTTtttacacaaataattatctagTCCAGTACTAATTTAATGTACAaagatgcagtgcataatgtaggccataatctgtacaggtatactgtaccacttttatcacctgttgtttgtagcactcaaatatctaccccatcggcacactgctctgctcctactcctcacagcgatccagtgccttcttgagctcttcctccatcacaagtctctcttgaacagcagactgggtaatagattgcatggtggtcatgtacacacacaggtatacagatacaaccatcacaacatcgtggtagtagtacagtagttatataattgcaggtacatgtattaatgaaagcactgcgggtgctgatgcctcggtggaggtgcaaagctacataacataaagctacacacattatcatgatgaatatttttgcatttttgctgcatgcaaactcaaattgcatggtggtcgatcatgtacacacacacacacaggtaatacaaccaccatgtggtagtggtacagctgtttgctcactgcattaccacaaaacaacaaaataccatacaatgttgctatgcaaacaacatgtgatcctaagcaatgatggcttctagcacTTGTAGGTACTTTTTGAGAGTTACAAAAATGGCTAATCTGCGAgaccctcaaaaattacccactataaggtGGCATCAATATTAACTGATACAGTACCCGAAATGCAACTTTTATATGGGGAAAAAAAAGGACAATAGTCTCTAGACACAATCGGCatcatgtattgtgtattttgcctaAGCCTTAATctgtatagcaggtcattttcgtgggataaaaaatccgagacaaaaacataggcgtggtgcagcagtgattttgtgtgtaaaaattccctttgcttcactgcattgcatgcgttccggtcaaccatgcctacgttttcgtgagtgataaatattcgtcaaggtttagcttgcccacggaaactctacccaggacgctatacgtacggtacggtatactgtaccactgtatcacctgtttcaagtaTACTCTTCCTTCtcacgttactttgtagcactcgaataattatgtccaccccgtccactgctctgatccaactcctcacagttccagtgccttcttgagc comes from Halichondria panicea chromosome 7, odHalPani1.1, whole genome shotgun sequence and encodes:
- the LOC135339166 gene encoding NACHT, LRR and PYD domains-containing protein 12-like, whose amino-acid sequence is MIQKEKIQRGRIDDEFVRLSITGKIDDILLQKTPVNLTNIFSEIGNRRNFVLIEGAPGSGKSTLALHICQEWAEGKLFQEFDIAILVRLRDPLVREAKKIEDLLPCRKSTHASQIGDEILETDGKGVLWVLDGWDELPSDLHGDSIITKLVEPGFAQESPLHKSAVIVTSRPSSSAKLHPRVSSRVEVLGFTPHQLEQYFTECLNGDSQAVQTLLERIRENPVVEGSCYLPLNASIVVNCFLSDNHSLPTSNHGIFISVVQSSLKRYLQDRLGKTTPVGDITSPDSLPSEIRTETVQMCQLAYHGIEKNKATFTDNDLAALRITKEISYVGLLQTVPSIISDGHLVYYCFLHLSIQELLAAIHISLMSPKQQISVFQKLFGSPRFSAVFQFYAGITKLSTSRPILSLLPRFLCPVPATVFDLVRKVVKKEKEKEYGEPKPLLLSLINCLYEAEDSSLCVFVANLLNHNLNLNHTTMNPIDCLSVGYFASVCSKPSNGGFTLSLKMCSIGDQGCKFLARGLSKCPNSNNDIPTGGIHIAEIIENTSSISGLNLPFNAIGNSGLSTLCEALSTNTSLKTLNLRNCSLTISDDNGADLYQLLNTNNSLEHLDLSFNTVTSCRHIAAGLAVNKTLRRLHLDDCELTDQSIEELSTGLINKIETLEIWDNYSITEDGMKTLARHLTTHCSELTQLYIPFHLRS